The Algoriphagus sanaruensis genome window below encodes:
- a CDS encoding molybdopterin molybdotransferase MoeA has protein sequence MLEFISVTQVKSLLQNSSIPRKSEQVPLSEALGRITYSPVIAPIPVPLFDNSGMDGYAICFADAGDSRKVVHMVQAGASPSIEWEKGTAVRIFTGAPVPKGADTVIQQEWVTLVGDQIFFDLEKITLGMHVRKAGAQCHVGEEVIPENTLLTPGSIGLLASLGITTVEVIAKPKVGLILTGDEIVESGTELLPGQIFNSNGPAIQTYLTQLGLDLPTIWKVKDQKDEVVRVIREALNEVDVLLLTGGISVGDFDFVKPALEENGVDPVFYKVKQRPGKPLLVGSKGPQIVFALPGNPASVLSCFIQYVKPVLLTWMGDQGAWTRKIEVPLAETFTKKVPLTFFLKAKLENGKVHILPGQESFNLLPFGIADGLVEIPEELEAIDKGSLVIFYPW, from the coding sequence CAAGGAAATCTGAACAGGTTCCCCTTTCGGAAGCATTAGGTAGAATAACCTACAGTCCGGTGATAGCACCTATTCCTGTTCCGCTTTTTGATAATTCGGGTATGGATGGCTACGCGATTTGTTTTGCGGATGCCGGGGATAGTCGAAAAGTCGTCCACATGGTTCAAGCGGGAGCTTCCCCCTCTATTGAATGGGAAAAGGGAACAGCTGTTCGAATCTTTACCGGAGCTCCTGTTCCTAAAGGAGCAGACACCGTGATTCAACAAGAATGGGTCACCTTAGTAGGTGATCAAATCTTCTTCGATTTGGAGAAAATTACCCTTGGTATGCATGTCCGAAAAGCAGGCGCGCAATGTCACGTTGGAGAGGAGGTAATTCCAGAAAACACGCTACTGACTCCTGGATCGATTGGGCTTTTGGCCTCTTTGGGAATTACTACTGTCGAGGTAATAGCAAAGCCAAAGGTTGGGCTGATTTTGACAGGAGACGAAATCGTGGAAAGCGGAACTGAGCTTCTTCCAGGTCAAATATTCAATTCTAATGGTCCTGCGATTCAAACCTACCTGACTCAATTAGGTCTGGATTTACCTACAATTTGGAAGGTGAAAGATCAAAAAGATGAGGTAGTCCGTGTGATCCGAGAGGCCTTAAATGAAGTGGATGTTTTGCTTTTAACGGGCGGAATTTCGGTGGGAGACTTTGATTTTGTCAAACCTGCCTTGGAAGAAAATGGAGTTGATCCGGTGTTCTATAAAGTAAAGCAACGCCCCGGAAAACCCCTTTTGGTAGGAAGCAAAGGCCCTCAAATCGTTTTTGCCTTACCGGGAAATCCAGCATCTGTTTTATCCTGCTTTATTCAATATGTGAAGCCTGTCTTACTGACTTGGATGGGAGATCAAGGAGCTTGGACCAGAAAAATAGAAGTACCCCTTGCCGAGACCTTTACGAAAAAGGTGCCACTTACCTTTTTTCTCAAGGCAAAGTTAGAAAATGGAAAAGTTCATATTCTTCCCGGTCAGGAGTCTTTTAATTTGCTGCCTTTTGGAATAGCCGATGGTTTGGTGGAAATCCCTGAAGAGTTGGAAGCAATAGACAAAGGAAGTTTAGTAATATTTTACCCTTGGTAA
- a CDS encoding sulfite exporter TauE/SafE family protein — protein MENWDWILYVLMPFAAFMYASVGHGGASSYLMILALMGFAPEEIRPSGLILNMFVSMISFLNYRKTGKFPTSLFLSLILFSIPAAYLGGTLLLETGIYKKILGVLLLFPVLRFAGVFPISEDQRIERKWWMGPVLGFAIGLLSGMIGIGGGIILSPIILMLGWAGVKETAALSALFIFLNSVSGFLGASVFHIEFSTQLWILLPLTVAGGALGAYLGAKKFSPKALKYLLAFVLAFAAVKLILG, from the coding sequence ATGGAAAACTGGGATTGGATTTTATATGTTCTCATGCCTTTTGCGGCATTTATGTATGCATCAGTGGGTCACGGAGGAGCGAGTAGCTACTTGATGATTTTAGCATTGATGGGCTTTGCGCCAGAAGAAATCAGGCCCTCCGGACTTATTCTGAATATGTTTGTGTCCATGATTTCCTTTTTGAATTATCGGAAAACAGGAAAATTTCCTACGAGTCTCTTTCTTTCACTGATTTTGTTTTCCATACCTGCAGCCTATTTGGGAGGTACATTGCTTTTGGAGACAGGGATTTACAAGAAAATTCTTGGCGTATTATTGCTATTTCCAGTCTTGAGATTTGCAGGAGTTTTTCCGATTTCTGAAGACCAGCGAATTGAACGGAAATGGTGGATGGGGCCTGTTTTAGGCTTTGCTATTGGTTTATTATCCGGAATGATCGGGATCGGTGGGGGAATTATTCTTTCTCCAATAATCTTGATGTTGGGATGGGCCGGTGTCAAGGAAACTGCAGCACTTAGCGCACTCTTTATCTTCCTCAATTCGGTTTCTGGATTTTTGGGAGCTTCTGTATTTCATATCGAATTTTCGACCCAACTCTGGATTTTACTTCCTTTGACGGTAGCAGGAGGGGCTTTGGGAGCCTATTTAGGGGCTAAAAAATTTAGCCCAAAGGCATTGAAGTACTTATTGGCTTTCGTTTTGGCTTTTGCGGCTGTGAAGTTGATCTTGGGTTAA
- a CDS encoding MoaD/ThiS family protein, with protein MSNLIHIKAFGMIAEKMGKVSLELENPGSTAALKNELFAQFPVLKSMKFSLAVNKKLVMEDSELAPGVEVALLPPFSGG; from the coding sequence ATGTCTAACCTTATTCACATCAAAGCATTTGGAATGATTGCCGAGAAAATGGGCAAAGTGTCTCTGGAACTCGAAAATCCGGGAAGCACAGCAGCCTTGAAAAACGAGTTGTTTGCTCAATTTCCAGTGTTGAAATCCATGAAGTTTTCGCTTGCGGTAAACAAAAAGTTGGTGATGGAAGATAGTGAGTTAGCACCGGGGGTTGAAGTTGCACTTTTGCCACCTTTTTCAGGAGGATAA
- a CDS encoding HesA/MoeB/ThiF family protein — protein sequence MNRFERQYILTGFGIDGQRKLKQASVLLVGAGGLGCPALLYLAAAGVGKIGVIDGDIVSISNLNRQVLFGENDLGKNKAEQAVRRLQEQYSDISWEVYPEFLTVQNAQDLIANYDLIVDGTDNFPTRYLINDACVLHEKPFVFGAIYQHEGQVSVFNLGENSCTYRDVHPQMPGPDEIPNCSETGVLGVLPGIIGNLMALEVIKVLSGYGNPLKNRMLYFNSLSSQSYEVELSVQNAKLGPDSWMELENTDYQQACGTVKEMSWKEAMGKMNQNVAFVDVRELGELPPLECTGLMKIPMSRLEDELDRLEDAEQILIFCQSGIRSQKAAQRLSEEYPDKVIFSIKGGINALKS from the coding sequence ATGAATCGATTTGAGCGTCAATATATTTTGACTGGTTTTGGAATAGACGGCCAGCGCAAACTAAAACAAGCTTCTGTATTATTAGTAGGAGCAGGGGGTTTGGGCTGTCCAGCTCTTCTCTATCTGGCAGCAGCAGGAGTTGGTAAAATTGGAGTGATTGACGGCGACATTGTCAGTATTTCCAATCTTAATCGGCAGGTGCTCTTTGGAGAAAATGACCTTGGAAAGAATAAAGCGGAGCAAGCAGTTCGCCGGCTTCAAGAGCAGTATTCTGATATTTCATGGGAAGTTTATCCGGAATTTTTAACTGTTCAAAATGCCCAAGACTTAATTGCAAACTATGATTTGATAGTTGATGGGACGGATAATTTTCCAACCCGCTATTTAATCAATGATGCTTGTGTACTTCACGAAAAGCCATTTGTATTTGGGGCGATTTACCAGCATGAAGGACAAGTCTCCGTGTTCAATTTGGGTGAAAATTCCTGCACCTATCGCGATGTTCATCCTCAAATGCCAGGTCCCGATGAGATTCCTAATTGTTCTGAAACAGGGGTATTGGGCGTATTACCCGGAATTATCGGGAATTTGATGGCTCTGGAAGTAATCAAGGTGTTAAGTGGATATGGAAACCCACTGAAAAATCGAATGCTCTATTTCAATAGCCTTAGCTCTCAATCCTACGAAGTCGAGCTATCAGTTCAGAATGCCAAACTCGGTCCGGATTCTTGGATGGAGCTGGAAAACACCGATTATCAGCAAGCTTGTGGTACAGTGAAGGAAATGTCCTGGAAAGAAGCTATGGGTAAAATGAATCAAAATGTAGCCTTTGTGGATGTGCGAGAACTCGGGGAATTACCTCCTTTGGAATGTACCGGTTTAATGAAAATCCCGATGTCACGCCTAGAGGATGAACTCGATCGGCTAGAAGACGCAGAGCAGATTTTGATTTTTTGTCAAAGCGGGATTCGAAGTCAAAAAGCTGCTCAACGACTTTCGGAGGAATATCCTGATAAAGTCATTTTTTCGATCAAAGGTGGTATCAATGCCCTAAAGTCCTAA